The Coffea arabica cultivar ET-39 chromosome 9c, Coffea Arabica ET-39 HiFi, whole genome shotgun sequence nucleotide sequence ttataccgttggaaacctcttagagagtactataagtttctagaagacacttttccatgaatcaaagtgaaaagtggtcgaaaatgagcttgaagatgcagggtcggttttcatggcagaacgaagttggtttttggccaactttgaaaattcggcacgattcgtacgttgcaaaccggcctctgaaattttcagctcaattagtgttgcaagtgaagtgtatgaaaaaacaagcggatcaagaatcggagtttcgagcaccgagatacggtagcccgaagttgagcaaattcaagactggagaagaatttccagatttgaacccccaactttggaattttaattaggtatcgaaacgaacttgaattggcaccaaaattggcagtgtttcaatactatatggaaggtatctctttatcgaatttcggggaaaaataccttcggtaaggtagttaatgagccaaccgaagttcaagaaaatcctaaggcaaactgcctttgacttgcatttcccaatttgcaatcgtctaaccaagaaagttatccaaccatggttcatttgtgaaataagggtctaagatacacccataatatctttggtaagtgtttaatactaaaacatcaactaacaagttcattccaagatttggttccaaaccagtcccaacattagggttttccaaaacagagcagttcacttgattcagtcacaactcagtcattatagctcaaaatcgagcatggcttacgccgttggaaaatacattcatagagttaaaatatcacagaagaaatcatttccaaattcggcacccatctggttcaaatttgggcatcaagttgctgcctgaacacttcattccagatgaacagagcaacaggacagcgaacttaaaacatttggttcggcttgctcacaaggaatcagaacgtgcattatataccaaattaaagctaggaatgtctagtttcaaacaccaccgacggcacatgatttcgacatccgaggacagagttatggccaaattactactgctggtcagagcatacgcgaatcagttttccagatttgctggtttcgaacaaaaattcatttgctccatcaaaccccaatattttccaatgaaattttcacacatcaaatacatcctataaacatccaatccaagccattaaaccattaaaatttggcctggaaatggccgaacatagcaggggcaaaatcggaaagtttagcttcttacacccaatgaagtttccactaattacccatcactaatgcatcattataatcactaaaccaacaatataatcaccattaatcatcacatcagcaacaacaacccaagtgtgggaattccaagagcccacaatcacatttttacaccataaacaagtaactaagtgcatgcatgagcttaatcttgctatataacctccaaaagacaagaattcatgggttgatcattacctcttCCTTAGGTGTGCAAGACCagaaaatttcggccctcttgaagctccaagaaaccgtgaagatgcagccttttgttagctaaatgtagtctccaagtggtttgctaagagatctccaagtttggtgtgatttgggtggattttggtgcatggattgaagatgaaaaatgaagacaatggagagctcttctccttcttgttgttcgaccaagtgaggtgaagagagagagagagtgctgatgcaattggcttccaaaggaagattctttgtgtggtgcaaaatgcacctcaaagtcaactCGAAATAGTGtaatttagggtgcgtttggacttgatttctcgcgcgtttggttcactagtgcactaaacctctaatgcactcatgttaatatagatattattcactcttaattgtctcgaaacaagggtctaaagttcctcaaataaagtcgcgcgtgtgaaaacgcgtaccgcccattttaccgctataacgcgaaactttcgaaaaattcttataacgattgcactactaactatcacttgaatatttatgcttaaaattacctattttaggaccatggtacaagtctccaatattccatgCTTATTGTGCTaatacgcggataaaatctccaagtactattcactatttttactaaacgcgctctaggaaattaattttcgaaacgaatcattttaaaaatataacgaagttatattaccatgtatttaggtctaataagactagaaaatattccttggaaataaaatccaattaaataatttattaagccataaattaggcataaaataatagtttttgcgagtcctcacacaatgttgctattcttggtattttgaaatgtatctaaccttcttcgattATAAGTGTTTTTagatatcaaagaatcaggtacgaataggtcatgaaatgcaattcaatcaaaagaagaagcaaaaacaggacactcacgtcggacggccgaaaggaatctgtcggacgtccgaaaggataaagagcatcaagaaggaagctctgtcggacgctcgtgaggaagcatcggacgtccggaaggatcggacgcttgccatcggacgctcatcaaccgcatcggacgtccgaaaaattccaagataacttgctagctctcggcccacgatcggacgctgtgctgtcggacgacaaaaactcatcggacgtccgaacttcaacttggctatcatcggacgactggttcggacgatgattcgatcgtcggacgtccgacagccccaacggctaattgactcttcagctgccttctatccgttggaagcattgatgaagcccatttctggttccctttaaaatcaaattgGTCAGAACCAagcagggacttttgcacactttgtttacaagatctcaagagatattttagctagaaaatagtctccaaagctagatttgttttaaagtggtgtgaatttctggtgagcatttcttttgtggttgaaaggatctttagtgtagctttgttgagggttttctgagtgattgtaaaacttcctagcttgactaagtgaggcttagggcaaggaggaagtgctccctccattgtacatctagttgatcttctttcatcaaagagaagctGCTCTTCCTTGTATTTGGTCTTCAAGCTTGAGgttagcttggtagacacttggtttgattccctatcttacttttctgtttaataaaattctcattgcttatctattcttgttttttttctgatctatattgctcttgtcttctaatctacttggttgatcattactagaaaagaaggtaaatttttattaaagaaaaaagtgcattatttggttaagattttaatcaacccaattcaccccccctcttggttgtctttgggacttacaactGGTGCTCCCCACGGTGACTCACTTTCTCGAACAAACCCTCGCTCTAACAGATCTTGCAACTGCAGTTTCAACTCCTTAAGTTCGGCgggggccattcggtatggcGTTTTTGCAATGGGAGCAGTTCCAGGTACTAAATCGATCTTAAATTCTATTTCCCTTTCTGGTGGCATCGATTTCAACTCATCGGGAAAGACATCAGGAAATTCATTCACTACTAAAACATCCTCCAGCTTCACTTTATCTCCAGGAGTATTAATTAAGAAGGCTAAGTAGCCTTGCGCCCCCTTACTTAACAACTTTCTGGCTCGGATTCCCGAAacaagtgcagacgaggctaacctACCTCTCACATCCAACCTTAAAGTTGCCTCTCCGGGTATCGAGAATTCCACCACCTTTGTTTTACAGTTCAATTGGGCGTTATAACGGGCCAACAAATCCATGCCTATAAttacatcgtaccccttaaggTCTAAACTTATTAAGTCACCCACTAACTTCCGTTCTCCTACCCAAATCTCGCAATTTCTATAGACCatattggtaattaggctttgatccccagtaggtgtTTTCACTTCTAAATCATACGGCAACTTAACAGGATTCACAGCAATACCACACATAAAGGCAGGATTCACAAAAGAATGGGTTGCCCCAGGGTCAATCAAAAGTTTAGCTAAGCGGTGGaatatagggatcgtaccttccactactTCCGAGGAATCCGGAACTCGCCGGTGGTCCAAAGCAAAAACCCTAGCAGAGGTTTTGGGTCGACTAGTACTGGCTGTAGGTTGCTTAGGGTTTGACTTTTCCGACTGGGTACCCCCGTTCCCGTCACGATTCTTAACAGGGCAAGTGGCAATCTGGTGTTCAGAACTTCCACAAACAAGGCACTTTTTCAActttttccagcaattgtcttcgGTATGATTTGGCttaccacaatatccacagcTTACACGTGTGGTGGGTGCGGGAACTCCTAGGGAGATAGTTTTCTGTTGTCCCTGTCCCCTTCCACCTTGAGCTCCTCTAGATGAAGCTCCACCTCTTGGTGTCCCCGCAATTCGGGCTCCACTCGTACCCTTTCCAAACTTCGGAGGTGGCACATTCTGATCACTTCGGCCAGGAGTACTGGTAGATGcaccacgcttcttagcctgaaAGGTCCGAACTTGAGATCGGGCCTGCTCCACACGTTGAGCCTTTTCAAGCGCATCTTTAAAGGTGTCAATTTAAGCGGCAGCCAAATCCTTTTGGATTTCTACATTCAAACCTTGTATAAACCGCCTTATACGCTTTTGCTCACTTACCACCAATTCTGGGGCAAACTTGGAAAGTCGGGTGAACTGCGTTTCATACTCTGCCACACTTGAAGTGCCTTGGCGCAGTTTAATGAActcatcctctcttttctcctgaATTAAGGGTGGAAGGAATTTCTCATTGAATTCCCTCGTGAAGTTTAACCAGGTACGTGGGGTTTGCtccctttcccacttggcccttaccacgttccaccaggaacgggccgcgcCTTCCAGCTGGAAAATGGCGAAGGTAACTTGCCTCTCTTCAGAGTAATGCAACGCGGCGAATATATCCTCCATTCGCTCGAACCAATTTTCGGTAACTTCAGGTTCaggtcctccaagaaattttggaggagcaaacttttgaaaccgcTCCAGGGCCCTATCCTCGCCTACTTCGGGGTCCCTTTGTTGGTTACCAGGTACTTGACCCTGCTGGTCAACCAAGCGGGCCAACAAATCAGTCATTCGATTAATAGCGGTTGCTACTTGGTCCCCTCCATCACCTCGGGGTCCCTGGTTTTGATTTGCCACCGAACCTTGTTCCTCCCCTTGATCCTGGATTTGCCTGGGTTCTCGTCCACGGCCCCGAGTACGCCTTTGTCTAGTCTCCATTATTACTCAGTGGCCTAGTGCCCAAGTACGATAACTAACCGGGTAAGCAATATGATATATGATAGATGCTCATATGAAAAGTCAAGTaagaaatgaaaatcgaaaACACGACAAGCAAGTGAAATGCACTGTAGTTAAAATTAATGATGGAATAAAGTCAAAGGTCAAAAGTCAATAGTCAACAGTCAATAGTCAAAGATCAAGATCAACAGTCAAGGTATTATACATTAAAAGGCTCATAGTAGTCATTTACAAGATAACGAGACCACAATAGAAAGTACGAGCCCTCAAAAGTACAGATATAGTCATATCAAGCAAAACCTAACACGAGTAGTCAAAAGGAGCTATACAACCACTAGGTCACCACATCCCCTAACCTGTCTATGTACAATGTCAAAATCATCCACTATCCTAGCCTAATGGTGAAGACCTAGTCAACGGCGGGACTAGCTGACCCCCCAGCCTCAGTAGGTTCATCTCCTGAACCAATATCCATATAAGAAGCCTCATCGCTTGCTTCTCCTAAAAGGTCGTCACAGACATTCAGGATGGACTCCGCCCTAGTCCTAACCTTCATTGTCCTAGTCACCATGCGTTCTTGAGTTTCCTCCAACTGTGCGCAAAGGTCATCAATCCTCTCTTGGCCCTCAACATTATCATACTCGAGCTCTTTAATCTGCTCGGCTTGCATCTTATTGGCTTCCTTTAGTTGCTTCACTTCGGCTTCAAGCCTAGCATTATCCCTGGCAAGCTCCTTACGCTCTTTTACTACCGCCAATACCACTTCATTAGGGTAGCCATAAATATGACGGCACTCGCAACGCCTATAGCGGTTTGACGGGCTCCAATAAACTCTAGATCCTCCAGgccggatttgatacttaatcaCGGGAAGGGCTCCTTGGGGCTTCTCACCAACAGGACTATTACTATGGCCGCTaggtccgtccatcctacatAAAAGTGTAGATAAACTTTAGTACTTTTAAGGGAATTAATAAAATAGAATCCTTAAGTCGGAAATTTCTAATTtgcccaggctaattcaaacctaggctctgataccaactgtgacagcctcacctctccctagggcgaaccctagggtatcagcggactgcctgcccagctctcgccgggactcagtcgatcaaagAACTAGCAACTCCAAATAACTGGGAAAATAACTTCAAATTAAATTGTACAATCCTAATAACACATAACTATCAATCAACTTTCCAAACTTAATACGGCAAGCTAAGAGTCACACTTACCATTCCATACTACGAATTACATGACATAAGTCAACTTATAGATTCAAGCTtacaaaagtaaaagtaaagtcATCTTAACAAaagttacaagttcaagcaaaacaaagctaagaaagctcttgaccgttagtccatccccgatctgttaaggaaaacaaagggagtggggtgagccaaagctcagtgaggttccaagtaaagcaagtaaacacatagccaaatTAAGGCATAGAATAATTCAAATAAATACCGTATGATACAAtaacaattaaccacaattcaattcaaggatacgggtggctttcaaaagccaaaatccccttgagcttgatcataaatgtcttcattgacactccgtcaacacttgtatacACAGAatattaagtccgtagaacaccactttcacctgcctccgtccaccaatcaaccccccaccgggcccgcacttcataaacagtagttaggtaatactcgagtataccggtttcagtgaacagtaaatagtcctcaaggtttatcggccttctcgaccaagccctggccGGCTCGAtagaaccgactcacctatgaggttgggtacccaaacagtagtagtagttgatgggatatcacccaaacaactcaagAACAATCACATATAGAGGATTCACATTTCACAATAGCAGTATACAGAGCCTCAATGGAAAGTAAGGgaggacgagtgcgataaagtacacactcgcctctaattttatcaaatcagggtttggctcaaacagtcgtaaatcaagtattcaaatatttcacataagcaggtagcaggtagtggaacactcacctgtcaatcAAAAGAAGCAATCGATGTCAAACGTCTTAGTTACGGTCACCTTCGTTTCCCAAACCTAGGGCAACGAGCGAAATCGTTAACAATTAGATTCATGCCCCACTAGGTTAGGCTTAATAAGATACCAAGTGAGTGGTCTAAGCTACTTAATCCGTCATGCAAACAAGGTCCAAACTatggtaaaagttcatgagaaaacagGTTTAGTAGGTgcatgaaagtttggcaaaagaaaagttccaATTATGCTTAAGGATTTCTTCTCGGGTTGCACAGTCATGCCCTGGCAGTCTTAGGAAAACGGTCATAACTCACTgtagaaaagtcgaaattaggtgccgtcagtggcgtttgaaactagactcgaagggctttccaatggtaccaataTCACACTGTGGTTCGTCTCCTATCAACAACAGTAATTCAGACAAGGTGGCTGTTTTTCCAACCCTGGATCAATATTAATCCTATACCAAACTACTCTAGTTCTAGGGCTAACTTCATTAGTTTTGATTCAAATTCACCCAATTCACTCCTCAAGTGATCATATATAAGGATTCAAGTCACTTAGAATCAATGGAGTTTACAATATAACATACAACATGATTTAAGGTAGCCATAATGATCCCATAACCACAAGAATCCTAAAACAGTCTACTAATGGTTCAAAATcaccactttacttgcttcaaCTCCATTCCAACTTGCTCATAGGCTTAACCAATAGTTAACCTAGTTTATTAGGCTTGATGAGGACAAAATTTAACAGCAAAATTGAGGGAAAATCCCTCCTACAAGAACCGGCCAGCCTAGACAAAGCAACCAGCCCACACTTTTCAACATTTGTTCAATCTTCATCCTTACATGTTTTCTACTCAATCATCATATCAAGTGGTAGTTCTAGCCcaaaagaggtttaaaacataataatacctcataaacaaacatgaataagaatcaaacatttcatcaaacacttggtatacATACTAAGAAACCTAGCTACTACTTGTTTACTTCAAGAAACTAACTCAACATCTCAACCAAACAACTTATATCTTTGCTATTAACAATTCAAGTGCATGTtctatcatcaaaaccaagatgtAAAGAACATATACCTCTCTTGTGGtgagcttgaaccaccaaaatcAATCCACCAAAGTAAGTCTCCAAGCTTCAATAAAGCACTTAAAGTTAGAGAAACTCTCTTACTAACTCAaatctttctcttttgattgTTGTTCTTGATTTGCTATGGTAAGAAAACAAGATTATgtagctcactctctctctcttttgaagccaagaaattcggccaacacTAAGAAAAAAAGGCCTTGGCTAGTTTAAATAATCTTCAAATCTTGGTTCCAACAAGATACTTGGCTAGGATTTTGCCACATGTCCACTTACTTGTCCAATTCtctcttaatctttgactaatggtgtcttaacctttccaaatgcaccaatcattctttaacacctctaactaacctttccaaatgcaccaataataTTTTAACACCTCTAACTAACCTTTCCAAGTGCACCAATAATACTTTAACACTCCTAACTAATCTTTCCAAGTGCACCAATCATATTTTAGCACCTATAATCCTACATGTAAGATTTCTACCACTAATATAAAGACACTTGGTAAAATGTAAGTGGTGTATATTTAAAATTAACTCTAAAAAAAATGCTTTACTACAAGTAAAAGGAATGATGTGTAATGCATGAAAATTATTGTAACACCTAGAAAAACTAATGTAATGGTATATAATATGTGATTTAAATCCTAGAATAAGGCAATTAATTTGGGGAATTTGTActttaaaaatgagggttctcacaacGCTCATGAAGAGCACTAAGTCCTTTAtacttattcatataattgggaCCATATCACTACTTAGTCTAatctcaccccgcgcagagaccacgcgaagcaaatCTGATatcatctgtgacgaccccacctccccctaggacaTATCCAAGGGTTTAGCAGACCGTCtacccaactcttgccaggactcactcactcacttcaaacAAAATATGTTATAACCTCAAGAACAAATGAAATAACAGCTCTCAAACttggaacatacaaatacattcatttctatctcaaacgtTCGTACAattccaaatataacaaaaaatatGAATTCCAGAaacattcaaccctaaccgaGCACTAGCATGAGTACAATCGTAAAAGTTctaaaactagactatgctagcctgtatCAGTCTCACGCCCTAGATCGttttccctgtaaggaaaacaaatttaacggaatagagtgagctaaagctcagtgaggttccaaatagcaagttgaccattatttaaaagtacaagtatcaaagtagcaaagtagcgagcataacaagttcatgaaagtgagcaataacacttcaagtagcaaatctcaaaatgatcTAGGGtaagttttttaaaaagaaacaataaagtGATAAATAgtaatcatttcaaagtataaggatacggatggctctcaggagccaagttcccgttgcttcaccagagcttgatcaagtagtggttgacactccgtcaacttttaaGTAAAGCCACTAGTACCGTAAAGCACCACTTAGCTACAATCTCTGTCTaccatccaaaccccctacCGGACCCAAAATCCGCAATAAatacgggtggtaatactcgagtataccgattatgcgaggagatatcactccactcgacaaaacaagagacctagGGTTCATTACCCAATTGACaaaacccttgccggcttgactcgtgtaactagccacagggtttctggaattccagaggCACATCATACataagtatatcaagt carries:
- the LOC140014155 gene encoding uncharacterized protein; its protein translation is METRQRRTRGRGREPRQIQDQGEEQGSVANQNQGPRGDGGDQVATAINRMTDLLARLVDQQGQVPGNQQRDPEVGEDRALERFQKFAPPKFLGGPEPEVTENWFERMEDIFAALHYSEERQVTFAIFQLEGAARSWWNVVRAKWEREQTPRTWLNFTREFNEKFLPPLIQEKREDEFIKLRQGTSSVAEYETQFTRLSKFAPELVAQRVEQARSQVRTFQAKKRGASTSTPGRSDQNVPPPKFGKGTSGARIAGTPRGGASSRGAQGGRGQGQQKTISLGVPAPTTRVSCGYCGKPNHTEDNCWKKLKKCLVCGSSEHQIATCPVKNRDGNGGTQSEKSNPKQPTASTSRPKTSARVFALDHRRVPDSSEVVEGTIPIFHRLAKLLIDPGATHSFVNPAFMCGIAVNPVKLPYDLEVKTPTGDQSLITNMVYRNCEIWVGERKLVGDLISLDLKGYDVIIGMDLLARYNAQLNCKTKVVEFSIPGEATLRLDVRGRLASSALVSGIRARKLLSKGAQGYLAFLINTPGDKVKLEDVLVVNEFPDVFPDELKSMPPEREIEFKIDLVPGTAPIAKTPYRMAPAELKELKLQLQDLLERGFVRESESPWGAPVTREEHERHLRIVLQTLKEHQLFAKFSKCEFWLEQVSFLGHIISKDGISVDPVKVEAVAEWKHPETPTEVRSFLGLAGYYRRFIKDFSKLAGPLTDLTKKHGQFVWNSKCESSFWELKKRLTSAPVLALPNGRDSFTVYTDVSREGLGCVLMQNGSVIAYASRKLKPHERNYPTHDLELAAVVFALKKWRHYLYGVTFEVYTDHKSLKYLFSQKELNLRQRRWVEFLEDYDCTINYHPGKANVVADALSRQVQIAGLMAKEWNLLEEVSEWNPRLDRQRVIFCNITVRSELLDRIKEAQRNDRMVQKWIGEVQKKELQDFNISSEGILKFQDRIVVPQDEVIKRDILEEAHRSKYTVHPGMKAEHQKPSGLLQPLEIPEWKWEHITMDFVSGLPRTQKGHDAVWVIVDRLTKSAHFLPVNMKYSMEKLAQLYMDEIVRLHGIPVSIVSDRDPRFVSRFWQ